In Garra rufa chromosome 15, GarRuf1.0, whole genome shotgun sequence, a single genomic region encodes these proteins:
- the mknk2b gene encoding MAP kinase-interacting serine/threonine-protein kinase 2b: protein MVQNKITEVTGFHRSFKGQNPFESEEFSKTGSHLLESAFNFDCSARHDMLSSQPIDIPDAKKRNKKKKRCRATDSFSGRFEDVYKLQDEVLGEGAYARVETCINQITHKEYAVKIIEKRPGHSRSRVFREVEMLYQCQGHRNILELVEFFEEEDKFYLVFEKLRGGSVLAHIHKRRYFSEQEASIVVQDIASALDFLHNKGMAHRDLKPENILCEHEHRISPVKICDFDLGSGIKLNSDSSPISTPELLTPCGSAEYMAPEVVEAFNEEATIYDKRCDLWSLGVILYIMLSGYPPFVGRCGSDCGWENGEPCQACQNTLFESIQEGKYEFPEKDWAHISSSAKDLISKLLVRDAKKRLSAAQVLQHPWVQGGAFDYLPSSILLQRNSSTKDLTFFAGKAVAMNRQLAEQDDLEEQQLQDSPQVVTAGATSMRLSPPSNSKLAKRRQRSSLLKGAPVSASELRQLLAPLVIVGDCA from the exons ATGGTGCAGAACAAGATCACCGAAGTTACCGGATTCCATCGCTCTTTTAAG GGCCAAAATCCTTTTGAATCTGAGGAATTTTCCAAAACAGGATCCCATCTCCTTGAATCTGCCTTCAATTTTGATTGTTCCGCCCGACAtg ACATGCTATCCAGCCAGCCCATCGACATCCCCGATGCCAAAAAGAGAAACAAGAAGAAAAAGAGATGCAGGGCAACAGACAGCTTCTCAGGGCGATTTGAGG ATGTGTATAAACTCCAAGATGAGGTGCTGGGAGAAGGGGCCTATGCTAGAGTAGAGACTTGCATCAACCAAATCACCCACAAAGAATATGCTGTGAAG ATCATTGAAAAAAGGCCAGGACACAGCAGGAGTCGTGTTTTCAGAGAGGTGGAAATGCTGTACCAGTGTCAGGGACATAG AAATATTCTGGAGCTGGTTGAGTTCTTTGAGGAGGAGGACAAGTTTTACCTTGTGTTCGAGAAGCTGAGAGGAG gcTCTGTCTTGGCCCACATTCATAAGAGGAGATACTTCAGCGAGCAGGAAGCCAGCATTGTGGTGCAGGACATTGCGAGTGCGCTGGACTTCCTTCATAATAAAG GAATGGCCCACAGAGACCTAAAGCCTGAAAACATCTTGTGTGAACACGAGCACAGG ATTTCACCTGTGAAGATTTGCGATTTCGATCTGGGCAGCGGAATTAAACTCAACAGTGATAGTTCGCCCATCTCCACTCCAGAACTCCTCACTCCA TGTGGATCTGCTGAGTACATGGCGCCAGAAGTTGTGGAGGCCTTCAACGAGGAGGCCACCATTTACGATAAGCGTTGTGACCTGTGGAGCCTGGGAGTCATTCTGTACATCATGCTGAGCGGTTACCCTCCCTTCGTGGGCCGCTGTGGAAGCGACTGTGGATGGGAGAACGGAGAACCTTGTCAAGCGTGTCAG AATACCTTGTTTGAAAGCATCCAGGAGGGAAAGTATGAGTTTCCAGAGAAGGATTGGGCTCATATTTCCTCTAGTGCCAAAGACCTCATTTCCAAACTGCTTGTGCGGGATGCCAAGAAGCGTCTCAGCGCTGCTCAGGTTCTCCAACACCCCTGGGTACAAGGG GGTGCCTTTGACTATCTCCCTTCCTCTATTCTGCTGCAAAG GAATAGCAGCACTAAGGACCTGACGTTCTTTGCTGGCAAGGCCGTTGCCATGAACCGGCAACTAGCCGAGCAGGATGACCTGGAAGAACAGCAGCTGCAGGATTCTCCTCAGGTCGTCACAGCCGGTGCCACGTCCATGCGGCTCTCCCCTCCCTCCAACTCCAAACTGGCCAAGCGCAGACAGAGAAGTAGCCTGCTGAAAGGAGCGCCCGTGTCAGCCTCCGAGCTCAGGCAGCTCCTGGCACCGCTGGTCATTGTGGGAGACTGTGCTTGA
- the mob3a gene encoding MOB kinase activator 3A, whose translation MSMALKQVFNKDRTFRPKRKFEPGTQRFELHKKAQASLNAGLDLKQAVQLPHGEDLNDWVAVHVVDFFNRINLIYGTISDSCTDQTCPVMSGGPKYEYRWQDEQKYKKPTALPAPKYMSLLMDWIEVQINNEHIFPTNVGTPFPKTFMQVAKKILSRLFRVFVHVYIHHFDRVSQMGAEAHVNTCYKHFYNFVTEFNLIDHKELEPLKEMTTRMCH comes from the exons ATGTCCATGGCTCTAAAACAAGTCTTCAACAAGGACAGGACATTCCGGCCCAAGCGCAAGTTTGAGCCTGGAACACAGCGCTTTGAGCTGCATAAGAAAGCACAGGCGTCCCTAAATGCCGGCCTGGACCTGAAGCAGGCGGTGCAGCTGCCGCACGGCGAAGACCTCAACGACTGGGTGGCCGTTCACGTGGTGGACTTCTTTAACCGCATCAACCTCATCTACGGCACCATCAGTGACTCCTGCACAGACCAGACCTGCCCGGTTATGTCCGGCGGGCCCAAGTACGAGTACCGCTGGCAGGACGAACAAAAGTACAAGAAGCCCACTGCTCTTCCAGCACCAAAATACATGAGCCTGCTAATGGACTGGATTGAGGTCCAGATCAACAATGAGCACATCTTCCCCACTAATGTTG GTACGCCATTCCCTAAGACCTTCATGCAGGTAGCGAAGAAGATCTTGTCTCGTTTGTTCCGAGTCTTTGTCCATGTCTACATCCACCACTTTGACCGTGTGAGCCAGATGGGAGCAGAGGCCCATGTGAACACCTGTTACAAACATTTCTATAACTTTGTTACTGAATTCAACCTCATAGACCACAAAGAGCTGGAACCTCTG AAAGAGATGACAACACGGATGTGCCACTGA